The following nucleotide sequence is from candidate division WOR-1 bacterium RIFOXYB2_FULL_36_35.
ATGATCTGATGTCCTTAAAAAAATTATTGTTTTATGGGTAGTAAAAATGATAAAATATAATAATAAAGATGAAAGTTCGTGATGTTATAAAAATGATTGAGGATGATGGATGGTATTTAGTTAGGATCAAAGGAAGCCATCAGCAATATAAACATCCAGAGAAGCTAGGGAGAGTAACAATAGCGGGGCATCCTAGTCATGATTTAGCTCCCGGGACGCTAAACAGTATTTTGAAACAATCTGGATTGAAAGAAAAAAAGGAGTAAACTAATTATGAATCGTTTTCTTGTTGTTATTGAAAAAGCTAATGGTAATTATTCAGCTTACTCGCCTGATTTGTCAGGATGCATAGCGACAGGTTCTACTCGTGAGGAGGCAGAACAAAATATACATGAAGCAATTGAAATGCACATAAGTGGTCTTATTGAAGATCATATCCCGATTCCAGAGTCTGTATCATTTGCAGAATATGTAGCTGTATAATTACCAAATCCTAATGTTGGGGTTTCTTGAAACCCGCGCATTTTTTTTCTTGGAGAGAGTTTTGGCTACGAACTTACTTCCTTTTTCCAAAGTGCTCTCTACTCTGACCTTCCCCCCATGCCCATCTGTATTTTTTTCACAATAGCAAGCCCAAGACCGGAGCCTTCTTCTTTTTGTTGTATAAAATGGCTTGAAGATATTGGGGAGGATTTGGTAAGGGGGAAATCTAGGGTTGTCAGAGTATCAGAAGGAGAAGGGTTGGTTCTGGAAAAAGAGAAAAGTTGCTTTTTCCAAAGCGCTTTGATAGTATAAAATATCTTGGAGGTGCTTTCATGGAAAAATTTCTGGTGATTGCTTTAGTAATTGTTGTACTATTTTCTTCTGCTTCATTTGGACAAATGCTTTTAGGAGCTAGATCTTCTGGTATGGGTGGCGCGGGAGTTGCCATATCTTATGATTTATTTTCTTCTTATTATAATCCTGCAGGCCTTATGAAGGCTGGAAATGCAGGTTTTCAGGGCTCTTTGGGGGCTTCTTATGACGGCC
It contains:
- a CDS encoding addiction module toxin, HicA family; its protein translation is MKVRDVIKMIEDDGWYLVRIKGSHQQYKHPEKLGRVTIAGHPSHDLAPGTLNSILKQSGLKEKKE